A genome region from Bacteroidota bacterium includes the following:
- a CDS encoding aminoglycoside phosphotransferase family protein, with protein MLHNANRYRHILDPSFVPICLETAETALLQLSTNNDIVAVLIDSSVLKGLNKAEQTKLIGDLAVYSTFAWLRIDVSASHLSNHEIEAIVRSAQSRKDHVPSTILSLQNSPQIKESELESIFNAQHILNRHKRVNFTLGDLTQGQSHLLVAAAYEMESRLRNYEEFTVKSVEARFLRGGRTDAKLALVKTNDDGKYYVAKIDRKESLLRETQRFRTFIQRWDETITPELFIHGDSAVLYFKLVNRADRTSQPAPMLWDVLELCWNKEIFPAMGTDELSPAYTANLESGLRNLCAHLAELNKGTSTNHDFTIYENPSVSQINDLEEKGYNWRLGPDFGAARTKATAILAAYRERGIIHGDVHLRNILVSAEESMHLIDFASSGRGHPAVDLVRLQCALMFSQLRQYCEEADIDQFVFDLSITRHDMSALIEKYPAVFGPSPHARICLGGMVAARNNAVGVMESHGGGAIDYLAALFLVATQSLIMPELQQTFVRSVIRVLIPTIMSSG; from the coding sequence ATGCTACACAACGCAAACAGATATCGCCATATTCTCGATCCTAGTTTCGTACCTATCTGCCTTGAGACCGCCGAAACTGCATTGCTACAGCTTTCTACCAACAATGACATTGTAGCTGTGTTGATCGACAGCTCAGTACTGAAAGGGCTAAACAAGGCCGAACAGACAAAGCTGATTGGAGACCTAGCTGTCTATTCCACCTTCGCTTGGCTCCGCATTGACGTCTCTGCGTCCCACCTTTCAAATCATGAAATCGAGGCAATTGTGCGCTCGGCGCAGTCACGGAAGGACCACGTACCGTCAACAATTCTGTCGCTACAAAACAGCCCTCAGATCAAAGAGTCCGAGCTTGAGAGCATTTTTAATGCTCAACATATTCTTAATCGCCACAAACGTGTAAATTTTACTCTTGGTGACCTCACGCAGGGCCAATCGCACCTTCTGGTAGCAGCCGCTTACGAGATGGAGTCCCGTCTGAGAAACTACGAGGAGTTTACGGTGAAGAGCGTTGAAGCAAGATTTCTCCGCGGTGGTCGTACCGATGCAAAACTTGCACTCGTAAAAACGAATGATGACGGGAAATACTACGTGGCTAAGATAGATCGAAAGGAGTCCCTTCTTCGAGAAACGCAACGTTTCCGCACATTTATCCAACGATGGGACGAAACAATTACGCCCGAGTTATTCATCCATGGTGACTCTGCTGTACTCTACTTTAAGCTCGTCAACCGTGCCGACCGAACCTCCCAACCGGCCCCAATGCTATGGGATGTATTAGAACTATGTTGGAACAAAGAGATCTTTCCTGCAATGGGAACGGATGAATTGAGTCCTGCTTATACTGCGAATTTGGAAAGCGGTTTGAGAAATCTATGTGCACACCTTGCCGAGCTAAATAAGGGGACGTCAACGAACCACGACTTCACGATTTACGAGAATCCCAGTGTCTCGCAGATCAACGATCTGGAGGAAAAGGGATACAACTGGAGGCTAGGTCCCGACTTCGGTGCTGCACGGACCAAGGCAACCGCAATTCTCGCCGCCTACAGGGAGAGGGGCATTATTCACGGGGATGTCCATCTTCGCAACATATTAGTAAGTGCCGAAGAGTCAATGCATCTAATTGATTTTGCTTCCAGTGGACGAGGCCACCCTGCCGTGGACTTGGTTCGTCTGCAGTGTGCCTTGATGTTCTCGCAACTAAGGCAATACTGTGAGGAGGCAGACATTGATCAGTTTGTCTTCGACCTATCGATAACCCGACACGATATGTCGGCACTAATAGAAAAATATCCTGCGGTCTTCGGGCCTTCCCCTCACGCCCGTATTTGTCTGGGTGGCATGGTTGCCGCCCGCAATAATGCTGTCGGAGTCATGGAATCACATGGTGGAGGCGCGATTGATTACCTAGCTGCACTTTTCCTTGTTGCAACCCAGTCATTGATTATGCCCGAGTTACAACAGACGTTTGTCAGGTCTGTAATTCGGGTGCTAATACCAACAATTATGTCCTCCGGTTGA
- a CDS encoding AAA family ATPase — protein sequence MRYTLSSISTTGGFLENCKIQFSPKLTCIIGARGTCKSTVIESIRFALRHGSDEKLRTIESGIIQNTLGFGTVNCELLRQDDTDESRFVIEREVGSEATIFEDDIRELETNDFSNCVEIYSQGQIQELADQADEGLRLALIDRPKAAHILMLQLRRNNLAGQLRKVGNDLRSVNSEIAIQKEQLQPSANVQRQLEELNQNSPSISNELEVENISFERRNRVLAELNELAMLQSETLEDVRVLRDRLEHALRLYSGFQSDADFSSDLTTKQPFDDFVDGIPAVISTLGILKKDNLKTIVPRVSERFTSLNANYFRLRQEQQRANEFLKRKEMLNKQQVLLASVQKKLDEAEKRRDTLNLERQKLRAEIESLDGKIFDTRFEEVEKINEEHAQRIQLTLRYGTGSPKYVTALTDMLSGSRIKFRDEVARQIASTLTPFQLVDYVEQADSIGMAELLGRDIGQMQRVIAHLSDHESLFELEVTPPLCQLEIVMFDDGVAKPIETLSKGQKATAILPLILRPLPYPLIFDQPEDDLDNRHITERLIDAITQLKESRQIIFVTHNANIPVLGEAESIVVMSMDTPHRANPPKVGSVDERKFDILDLLEGGIDAFQKREAKYKQLLEA from the coding sequence ATGCGATACACTCTTAGCTCAATTTCGACGACAGGTGGATTTCTGGAGAACTGCAAGATACAGTTCAGCCCTAAACTCACATGTATCATAGGCGCGAGAGGGACGTGCAAGTCCACAGTGATCGAAAGTATCCGATTTGCCTTGCGTCACGGATCTGATGAGAAGCTAAGGACGATTGAATCGGGGATTATCCAGAACACACTTGGTTTTGGCACCGTTAATTGCGAGTTGCTGCGACAGGACGACACGGACGAATCTAGGTTTGTGATTGAGCGAGAGGTTGGTTCAGAGGCAACCATCTTCGAGGACGACATTAGAGAGCTCGAAACAAACGATTTTTCAAATTGCGTTGAAATATACTCCCAGGGTCAAATCCAAGAATTGGCAGACCAGGCTGATGAAGGATTGAGGCTCGCTTTGATTGACAGACCAAAGGCTGCTCACATCCTCATGCTCCAGTTAAGAAGGAACAACCTCGCAGGGCAATTAAGGAAGGTGGGAAATGACCTTCGATCTGTGAATTCTGAGATCGCGATTCAAAAGGAACAGCTTCAGCCTTCGGCTAACGTTCAGCGTCAGCTTGAGGAACTCAACCAAAATTCACCCTCGATCTCCAACGAGCTTGAGGTTGAGAATATTTCATTTGAGCGGAGAAATCGAGTGTTGGCAGAACTGAACGAATTGGCGATGCTTCAGTCTGAAACACTTGAAGATGTGAGAGTCTTGCGAGACAGACTTGAACATGCCCTGCGGCTATACTCTGGTTTTCAGAGCGACGCGGACTTTTCTTCAGACTTAACAACTAAGCAGCCGTTTGATGATTTTGTTGACGGTATTCCGGCAGTGATCTCAACCCTAGGCATACTCAAGAAGGATAACCTCAAAACAATCGTACCTCGAGTTTCTGAACGTTTTACATCTTTGAACGCGAATTACTTTAGATTGAGACAGGAGCAACAACGTGCAAACGAGTTTCTTAAGCGGAAGGAGATGTTGAACAAGCAACAAGTATTGCTAGCATCTGTGCAGAAGAAACTTGACGAAGCGGAAAAGAGACGCGACACGCTCAATCTCGAGCGCCAGAAATTGCGGGCGGAAATTGAATCGCTCGATGGAAAGATATTTGATACAAGGTTCGAAGAGGTGGAGAAGATAAACGAAGAACACGCTCAGCGTATACAATTGACACTCCGCTACGGGACAGGGTCACCAAAATATGTAACTGCCCTAACTGACATGCTGAGCGGCTCCAGGATAAAATTTCGCGACGAAGTTGCAAGACAAATTGCGTCCACTCTCACACCATTCCAATTAGTCGACTATGTAGAGCAGGCAGACAGCATTGGAATGGCAGAATTGCTTGGTCGAGATATTGGGCAGATGCAAAGGGTAATCGCACATTTGTCGGACCACGAATCACTCTTCGAGCTGGAAGTCACCCCACCTCTGTGCCAGCTTGAGATAGTGATGTTCGATGATGGAGTGGCGAAGCCAATCGAAACACTGTCCAAGGGGCAGAAGGCAACTGCAATTCTCCCTCTCATACTGAGACCACTACCCTACCCGCTGATATTTGACCAGCCAGAGGACGATCTCGACAATCGTCACATCACGGAACGTCTGATTGACGCAATCACGCAGCTAAAAGAGAGTCGCCAGATCATTTTTGTCACTCACAATGCAAATATCCCTGTATTAGGGGAGGCCGAGAGTATCGTAGTGATGAGTATGGACACTCCCCACCGTGCAAACCCACCGAAAGTCGGATCAGTTGACGAGAGAAAATTTGACATTCTGGATCTTCTCGAAGGCGGCATAGATGCATTCCAAAAACGCGAGGCTAAATACAAACAGTTGTTGGAAGCATAA
- a CDS encoding peroxiredoxin, producing MAIRLGDIAPNFTANTTEGEMHFHQWLGDSWGMLFSHPADFTPVCTTELGMAAKLMPEFAKRNVKIAAVSVDAIDDHCGWVNDINASQGTSMSFPIIADDSHVVANLYDMIHPNANATMTVRSVFIIGPDKRVKLMMTYPSSVGRNFHEVLRTIDSLQLSAQFPVATPADWKNGDDVIIMTSVTNEQAKAQFPQGFKEITPYLRTTAQPNK from the coding sequence ATGGCAATTCGATTAGGAGATATTGCGCCGAATTTTACGGCGAACACTACTGAGGGGGAGATGCATTTTCACCAGTGGCTCGGCGATTCGTGGGGGATGCTGTTCTCGCATCCGGCGGACTTCACTCCGGTCTGCACGACGGAGCTCGGGATGGCCGCGAAGCTGATGCCGGAATTCGCGAAGCGCAACGTGAAGATCGCCGCGGTCAGCGTCGATGCGATCGACGATCACTGCGGCTGGGTGAATGATATTAACGCGTCGCAGGGCACGTCGATGAGCTTCCCGATTATCGCCGACGATTCGCACGTCGTCGCGAACCTTTACGACATGATCCACCCGAATGCGAACGCGACGATGACAGTGCGTTCGGTCTTTATCATCGGTCCGGATAAGCGCGTGAAATTAATGATGACCTATCCGTCGTCAGTCGGGCGCAACTTCCACGAAGTGCTCCGCACGATCGACTCGCTGCAACTCTCGGCGCAATTCCCGGTCGCAACCCCGGCAGATTGGAAGAACGGCGACGACGTCATCATCATGACCTCCGTTACGAACGAACAAGCGAAGGCGCAATTCCCGCAGGGTTTCAAAGAGATCACTCCGTATTTGCGCACAACGGCGCAGCCGAACAAGTAG
- a CDS encoding tyrosine phenol-lyase: protein MKSIERHHSWAEPYKIKMVELVHMTSRAEREKAIQQAGYNTFLLRSKDVYIDLLTDSGTSAMSDRQWAGMMIGDEAYAGSENFYHLEAAVRKYYGYRYVTPTHQGRGAENIISKILIRPGDYIPGNMYFTTTRLHQELAGGTFADVIIDEAHDPESLHPFKGNVDLKKLDALVKKVGAKKIPYVSIATSVNMAGGQPISMANLRELREYTKKHGILIIHDMTRVAENAYFIKRREKGYADKHITEIVKEICSLTDGATMSAKKDALVNIGGFLAVNSKKIYEEASNMVVVYEGLHTYGGLAGRDMEAMAIGITESVDDDHIRARVGQVEYLGQKMLDAGIPIVKPIGGHGIFLDAKKFLPHLKQSQYPAQALAAEIYLDSGVRSMERGIVSAGRDSEGHEHAPKLELVRLTIPRRVYTQAHMDVVFESVAEVYDNRKKVKGLKMVYEPKYLRFFQAKFKQL, encoded by the coding sequence ATGAAATCAATCGAACGCCATCATTCCTGGGCAGAACCGTATAAGATCAAAATGGTCGAGCTTGTTCACATGACAAGCCGGGCCGAACGCGAAAAAGCCATACAGCAAGCGGGTTACAATACCTTCCTGCTTCGAAGCAAGGATGTATATATAGACCTGCTGACCGACAGCGGAACATCGGCCATGAGCGACCGTCAGTGGGCGGGCATGATGATTGGCGACGAAGCGTACGCGGGAAGTGAGAATTTTTATCACCTTGAGGCGGCCGTAAGAAAATATTACGGCTATCGGTATGTCACCCCGACGCACCAGGGGCGAGGTGCGGAGAATATCATTTCGAAGATACTCATCCGTCCTGGGGACTATATCCCAGGCAACATGTACTTCACGACGACTCGCCTGCACCAGGAATTAGCCGGCGGGACGTTCGCCGATGTGATTATCGACGAGGCCCACGATCCGGAAAGCCTGCATCCATTCAAAGGCAATGTCGATCTGAAGAAGCTCGACGCTCTTGTGAAGAAGGTCGGCGCGAAGAAGATCCCATACGTTTCCATCGCAACATCGGTCAATATGGCGGGCGGCCAGCCGATCTCGATGGCGAACCTACGAGAGCTTCGAGAATACACCAAGAAGCACGGCATCCTCATTATCCACGACATGACGCGCGTCGCGGAGAACGCCTACTTCATCAAGCGCCGCGAAAAGGGTTATGCGGACAAACACATAACCGAGATCGTCAAAGAGATCTGTTCGCTCACCGATGGCGCTACGATGTCTGCCAAGAAAGACGCACTCGTGAATATCGGCGGCTTCCTCGCTGTCAATAGTAAAAAGATCTACGAAGAGGCGAGCAACATGGTCGTCGTCTACGAAGGTCTGCACACCTACGGCGGCCTTGCGGGACGCGATATGGAAGCGATGGCCATCGGTATCACGGAATCCGTGGACGACGATCACATCCGCGCTCGCGTCGGGCAGGTTGAGTACCTCGGACAGAAGATGCTCGACGCCGGTATCCCGATCGTTAAGCCGATCGGCGGACACGGCATCTTCCTCGATGCGAAGAAATTCCTGCCGCATCTGAAGCAGTCGCAATATCCGGCACAAGCATTGGCGGCGGAGATCTATCTGGATTCAGGCGTCCGCTCGATGGAACGCGGTATCGTCTCGGCCGGTCGTGACAGCGAGGGCCATGAGCATGCCCCGAAGCTCGAACTCGTGCGGCTCACGATCCCGCGTCGCGTTTATACGCAGGCACACATGGACGTCGTCTTCGAGTCGGTTGCCGAGGTGTACGATAATCGCAAAAAGGTGAAGGGCCTAAAGATGGTCTATGAGCCGAAGTACTTGCGATTCTTCCAGGCGAAGTTCAAGCAGTTGTAA
- a CDS encoding tryptophanase, producing the protein MKHKTIFEPFKIKTVEPIRVTSEHERVERLREAHYNPFLLHSDDVLIDFLTDSGTSAMSSAQWSSMMSGDESYAGARSWLRLEKEVQDLTGMQYVLPTHQGRAAERILYGYLGGKGKVFISNTHFDTTRANIEFTGATAIDITIPEAKDIESDYPFKGNMDTSALEALVKKYGRDKIAAVILTVTNNSGGGQPVSMANAREVARICKKHKLLFVLDCCRIAENAYFIKHREKGFEKRSYHQIAQEMFSLAEGAVMSAKKDALVNIGGFLALKSKALADACTNLLIITEGFATYGGLAGRDMDAMAVGLREVFNPDYLHYRIRSTAYLGEHIRSKGVPIIWPVGGHAVYIDAKGLYPHIPVDQYPGQALVCELYTKGGIRSVEIGSVMFGKYNKNGKLIPASKELVRLAIPRRVYTQSHIDYVIEVFDEIVATKDKTKGFRITQEPPFLRHFTAHFAPVK; encoded by the coding sequence ATGAAGCACAAGACTATTTTCGAGCCGTTCAAGATCAAGACCGTCGAGCCGATCCGCGTGACGTCCGAGCACGAACGCGTGGAGCGACTGAGGGAAGCACACTATAACCCCTTCCTGCTGCACAGCGACGATGTGCTGATCGACTTCTTGACCGATAGCGGCACGTCGGCCATGAGCAGCGCGCAATGGTCGTCGATGATGTCGGGCGATGAAAGCTACGCGGGCGCGAGAAGCTGGCTGCGGCTCGAAAAGGAAGTACAGGATCTGACAGGGATGCAATACGTACTACCCACCCATCAGGGGCGTGCTGCGGAACGTATTCTCTATGGGTATCTCGGCGGCAAGGGAAAGGTCTTCATCAGCAATACGCACTTCGATACGACTCGCGCGAACATCGAGTTCACCGGCGCAACTGCAATCGATATTACCATTCCTGAAGCGAAGGACATCGAGAGCGATTATCCATTCAAGGGCAATATGGATACCTCCGCGCTTGAGGCGCTCGTGAAGAAATACGGCCGCGACAAGATCGCTGCGGTGATCCTCACCGTCACGAACAACTCCGGCGGCGGCCAGCCGGTGAGCATGGCGAACGCCCGCGAGGTTGCGCGTATCTGCAAGAAGCATAAGCTGCTCTTCGTGCTCGATTGTTGTCGCATTGCGGAGAATGCCTACTTCATCAAGCACCGCGAGAAAGGATTCGAAAAGCGATCCTATCACCAGATCGCACAGGAGATGTTCTCGCTGGCCGAAGGTGCGGTGATGAGTGCGAAGAAGGACGCACTCGTGAACATCGGAGGATTTCTTGCGCTCAAGAGCAAGGCCCTTGCCGATGCATGCACCAATCTACTGATCATCACCGAAGGCTTTGCAACCTATGGAGGTCTTGCCGGACGCGACATGGATGCGATGGCCGTCGGGCTTCGCGAGGTGTTCAATCCCGATTATTTGCATTATCGCATTCGTTCGACGGCCTACCTCGGCGAGCATATCCGTTCAAAAGGGGTTCCGATCATTTGGCCGGTCGGTGGTCACGCGGTCTATATCGATGCGAAGGGACTCTATCCGCACATTCCGGTCGATCAGTATCCCGGTCAGGCGCTGGTCTGCGAGCTATATACGAAAGGTGGTATACGCTCGGTCGAGATCGGGTCGGTGATGTTCGGCAAGTATAATAAGAACGGCAAACTGATCCCAGCGTCGAAAGAACTCGTGCGACTTGCGATCCCGCGTCGTGTTTACACTCAGAGCCACATCGATTACGTCATCGAGGTGTTCGATGAGATCGTGGCGACGAAAGACAAAACGAAAGGCTTCCGCATCACGCAAGAGCCGCCGTTCCTGCGGCACTTTACAGCGCACTTTGCACCGGTGAAGTGA
- a CDS encoding VOC family protein: protein MKYTLSRCICIETPDHEAAAEFYQQVLGLEFSTREGESIELKSDDKLLYFDKADQHRTIFEFVVDDLDATRADLESHGCTAIRWEGRGKPCYMRDPFGNVFNLYQPNAS from the coding sequence ATGAAATACACTCTAAGCCGCTGTATTTGCATCGAAACCCCCGACCACGAGGCCGCTGCAGAGTTCTACCAACAGGTGCTCGGGCTTGAATTTTCAACGCGAGAAGGGGAGAGCATCGAGTTGAAATCCGATGATAAACTGCTTTACTTCGATAAGGCAGACCAGCACCGTACCATCTTCGAGTTCGTCGTGGACGACCTCGACGCCACCCGCGCCGATCTCGAATCGCACGGATGTACCGCCATCCGCTGGGAAGGCAGAGGGAAACCATGCTACATGCGCGACCCGTTTGGGAATGTGTTTAATCTGTATCAACCCAACGCCAGTTGA
- a CDS encoding DUF2723 domain-containing protein, which yields MNRLVSRPLFASVIVFLVAFIVYLQTMASGVPFIDGGELATAVSTLGICHPTGYPLFTFIGYLFAHLPIAAHVIVRLNIMASFFTALGAASMVFLVHELAGHWFSLKRTASTPKQKGSRPVDTEEPSSLPVLVGVVTGIAAAFSGTWWAQSNGIEVYPLHVFFVPTVLTFFFRMLRIEGTAFGKNAVLFALTLGLSFSNHLTTILLAPACLYMYFAIGGFSAQNFKRLMLLAVPFVIGLLPYVYLPIRAAQYPLMDWGHPGDLKLFLKQFTGGQYSIWMNRSEAVPKNWAYFWHEFPTEFSLLGMLLLVIGCYALIINTASKRLHLASFVLLLFAGCLAYSMRYDIHDIAQYFLAAYVACLIAMACAVAFVLDLVKKRGASAIVVAALILALGIGGAEIATSYHEVDESGNHMVDDYTMNMLNNLPPNAIIFTTAWDFWTSGAFYYQLVENIRPDVLVVDAAMLRDRPWYYSHLQQRAPEVMRRVKPEMDAFLVQLRAFDRDEPFDQVAIGDRYKEFTEALVARNLDRPIYAAPEVMQQRDGLFAPSFKMIPAGIALRMWPRDTIFDVPMAKIQWRDEHYRERSYYTDNTRLLQAMAFAMTGQVYAGAGKIADARAWTDLALRLKPDMNADLTDLQPRDRDFAYTTNEQFEKIEKLRAALK from the coding sequence TTGAATCGCTTAGTATCTCGTCCGCTCTTCGCGTCCGTCATCGTCTTTCTAGTAGCGTTCATCGTGTACCTGCAGACGATGGCGTCGGGGGTGCCGTTCATTGACGGCGGAGAGCTGGCGACGGCCGTCTCGACGCTCGGCATCTGCCACCCGACAGGGTATCCGCTCTTTACGTTCATCGGATATCTCTTCGCACATCTGCCGATCGCAGCGCACGTCATTGTGCGCCTCAACATCATGGCGTCGTTCTTCACAGCCCTCGGCGCGGCTTCGATGGTATTTCTGGTGCACGAACTTGCGGGCCATTGGTTCTCGCTCAAGAGAACAGCGAGTACGCCAAAGCAGAAGGGGAGTCGTCCGGTGGATACGGAGGAGCCGTCGTCGTTGCCGGTGCTCGTCGGCGTTGTCACGGGGATCGCTGCAGCATTCAGCGGGACATGGTGGGCGCAGTCGAACGGGATCGAGGTCTATCCGTTGCATGTCTTCTTCGTGCCGACGGTATTGACCTTCTTCTTCCGAATGCTTCGCATCGAAGGTACGGCATTTGGGAAGAATGCGGTGCTCTTTGCACTCACGCTCGGTCTCTCATTCTCGAATCACCTCACGACGATTCTGCTCGCACCGGCATGCTTGTATATGTACTTCGCGATCGGCGGCTTCTCAGCGCAGAATTTCAAACGGCTCATGCTGCTTGCCGTACCGTTCGTGATCGGTCTGCTGCCGTATGTATACTTGCCGATCCGCGCAGCCCAATACCCGCTTATGGACTGGGGGCACCCAGGAGACCTAAAACTCTTCCTGAAACAGTTCACGGGCGGGCAGTATTCGATCTGGATGAACCGGTCCGAAGCCGTCCCAAAGAACTGGGCATACTTCTGGCACGAATTCCCAACCGAGTTCTCGTTGCTCGGCATGCTATTGCTCGTCATCGGCTGTTACGCGCTCATCATCAATACCGCGTCGAAGCGACTGCATTTGGCGTCGTTCGTACTCTTGCTGTTCGCAGGATGCTTAGCGTATTCGATGCGCTACGATATCCACGACATCGCCCAGTATTTTCTGGCGGCATACGTTGCCTGCCTGATCGCCATGGCGTGTGCCGTTGCATTCGTACTCGATCTAGTGAAGAAGAGAGGGGCGTCGGCGATCGTAGTGGCTGCGCTGATTCTGGCGCTTGGGATCGGCGGCGCAGAGATCGCAACGAGCTATCACGAAGTTGACGAAAGCGGTAATCACATGGTGGATGATTACACGATGAATATGCTCAACAATCTTCCGCCGAATGCGATCATCTTCACCACTGCGTGGGATTTTTGGACGAGCGGCGCATTCTACTACCAACTCGTCGAGAACATACGGCCCGATGTGCTTGTCGTTGACGCAGCGATGCTGCGCGACCGGCCGTGGTATTATAGCCACTTGCAGCAGCGCGCGCCGGAAGTAATGCGGCGGGTAAAGCCCGAGATGGACGCATTCCTCGTGCAACTTCGCGCATTCGACCGTGACGAGCCGTTCGATCAGGTGGCGATCGGGGATCGGTATAAGGAGTTCACCGAAGCGCTCGTCGCCCGCAATCTCGACCGACCGATCTATGCGGCACCGGAGGTCATGCAGCAACGTGACGGGCTTTTCGCCCCATCGTTCAAGATGATCCCCGCCGGTATCGCGTTGCGGATGTGGCCGCGCGATACGATCTTCGACGTGCCGATGGCGAAGATCCAGTGGCGTGACGAACACTACCGCGAACGCAGCTACTACACCGATAACACGCGACTGCTGCAAGCGATGGCGTTCGCGATGACGGGACAAGTCTATGCCGGCGCCGGAAAGATAGCCGATGCCCGGGCCTGGACCGACCTCGCCCTGCGCCTCAAGCCCGATATGAACGCCGACCTCACCGACTTGCAACCGCGCGACCGAGACTTCGCCTACACGACCAACGAGCAATTCGAGAAAATTGAGAAGTTGAGAGCGGCGTTGAAGTAG
- a CDS encoding bifunctional phosphoglucose/phosphomannose isomerase has product MSGGITITHDLIQALDAGGMGTAIAGMGEHFMDAAVRTAAALASAKLPEKANIRCIVLAGLGGSAIGGDLVRSYLLGSLPVPFVVNRTYRLPEFVGPNTLVIVSSYSGTTEETLAMYEAAKARGAMIVCLSTGGTVKEWAARDGNTFIPLPTGFQPRAALAHSFVPVLMLLEHIGLCAPQAGHIKETSDLLTSLAASYGTANLTDTNAALTLGRLLAPKIPVVYSDSELIDTVNLRWRGQIQENAKHVAFGNILPEMNHNEINGWAHPVGRQDEFVAIFLRSPQDEHERVAKRFEILHQVLVGKGVHVEHINASGSSSLARMFSLISLGDWVSYYIALLLGEDPSPVPVIQLLKAKLAS; this is encoded by the coding sequence ATGAGCGGAGGTATTACGATCACGCATGACCTGATCCAGGCATTGGATGCGGGCGGTATGGGGACGGCAATCGCCGGGATGGGAGAGCATTTTATGGATGCGGCAGTTCGCACGGCTGCGGCACTCGCTTCGGCAAAGCTGCCCGAGAAGGCGAATATCCGCTGCATTGTACTTGCAGGGCTCGGCGGCTCGGCGATCGGTGGCGATCTGGTGCGATCATATTTGCTTGGCTCGCTTCCCGTCCCGTTCGTTGTCAATCGTACGTACCGGTTACCGGAGTTTGTCGGCCCGAACACGCTCGTGATCGTTTCGAGCTACAGCGGGACGACGGAGGAAACGCTGGCGATGTACGAAGCAGCAAAAGCTCGCGGCGCAATGATCGTGTGTCTCTCGACCGGCGGCACGGTGAAAGAATGGGCCGCAAGAGACGGTAACACGTTTATTCCGTTGCCGACGGGGTTCCAACCACGTGCAGCGCTCGCACACTCGTTTGTGCCGGTACTGATGCTGCTCGAACACATCGGACTCTGCGCACCCCAGGCCGGGCATATCAAAGAGACGAGCGATCTGCTGACGTCGCTTGCAGCGAGCTACGGCACGGCGAATCTTACAGATACGAACGCGGCGCTCACGCTCGGTCGATTGCTCGCACCGAAGATTCCGGTTGTGTATTCCGACAGCGAACTCATCGATACGGTGAATCTTCGTTGGCGCGGACAAATTCAAGAGAATGCGAAGCATGTCGCATTCGGTAACATCCTGCCCGAGATGAATCATAATGAGATCAACGGCTGGGCGCATCCGGTAGGTCGTCAGGACGAATTTGTCGCGATCTTCTTGCGCTCTCCGCAAGACGAGCACGAACGCGTTGCGAAGCGATTCGAGATACTACACCAAGTGCTCGTCGGCAAAGGCGTGCATGTAGAGCATATCAACGCCAGCGGCTCGTCGAGCCTGGCGAGAATGTTCAGCCTCATCTCCCTCGGCGATTGGGTGAGCTACTATATCGCGCTCCTGCTTGGCGAAGACCCAAGCCCCGTGCCGGTGATCCAGTTATTGAAAGCAAAGCTGGCAAGTTGA
- a CDS encoding GIY-YIG nuclease family protein, which translates to MASLSKRTYVGVTADLFRRVYEHKFGEEESFTHRYHINKLVYYETFNDIRDAISRETQIKDYRREKKVVLIEGMNRQWADLAHGWYPKGSAFTDSSLRSE; encoded by the coding sequence ATGGCAAGCCTAAGCAAGCGAACGTATGTAGGTGTCACAGCCGACTTGTTTCGCAGGGTATACGAGCACAAGTTCGGCGAGGAGGAGAGTTTTACCCATCGTTATCATATAAACAAACTGGTATATTACGAGACATTCAACGATATTCGGGATGCGATCTCGCGCGAGACGCAGATTAAGGACTATCGCAGAGAGAAGAAGGTGGTGTTGATAGAGGGGATGAACCGGCAGTGGGCCGATCTTGCACATGGGTGGTACCCGAAGGGTTCTGCCTTTACAGATTCCTCCCTTCGGTCGGAATGA